In Lathyrus oleraceus cultivar Zhongwan6 chromosome 2, CAAS_Psat_ZW6_1.0, whole genome shotgun sequence, the DNA window actatgctctgataccactaatctaacacccttctaaaataccccaataattaattaaaataacaaaatataaatcagagtagatatgcaattaagggtgtcacacttgacacttcacaccattcaccaaaatagtttgtcatgctcatttattaatcagaataaaatattgcacaattcgcagcggatgtaaatctaacaacatgcaaatccatgtaacacattacatgtaaacttgttcaacaaccaacaatgaaaacaagtaaaacatcccgtcccgatgttacatataccagagcatgacccactaaggaactacactagactccaagcactagcttctactcaatcattgcgcgttacctgaaacatagttgtaagggtgagttcctcaatcgatataataagcattataaaatatcatgtaatgctaagtaaattaacaccTTTCATCACCCTAGtcagatcacacattcagtaacggcaacaccaactcataatcacaatcatactcaacacaaacacaaaacacacgtataatattggaatacatccattcatattatacgccatacatacattatgcaatgagactccatgcatgcggtaccgactattcgtgaacatatagttcaacctcaccgatcaaacccagatacggctaccaagctcactagtcccactcatttgagacctagtgactcactcactaattcctcaccatgggaattagctaccgCCCTAAAGGCTATgttatgcacgctaaatcacctagcatgcaaacatcaacaacaacccacaacaactcactcactaattcctcaccatgggaattagctaccaccataaaggccatattatgcacgctaaatcacctagcatgcaaacatcaacaacaatccacaatggacatatgctcacactctaagccataaacagtccatcaTACATCATACATACATAACACTCCAATCCAcaatagatatattcacagcattatgcataccatcatacatcatcagcatatttatcacagaagcatatcatgtcatgccaattaataaatcacagtattagcacactctactactaatacctatactgctcaaaacaacgggaaatgatccctactatatcatacaccaatataggccaatccTCAATTGTACACAATAATTAAATATCactttttcacttttcaaacagtgttaaccggttaacgccctgggttaaccggttaacgcaacacagaacacgcttcctggcacattttaacagtgttaaccggttaacgccctgggttaaccggttaacgcaagacagacagcaattttttcataattcataacagtgttaaccggtttacaccctgggttaaccggttaacgcaagacagaaagctgttcctgcgctaacacgaacagaatgcagaattctccgcatttttcaccgtttggaggacttccggacctccgattccaattccgtaaaaagctacacgttcggaaaatcacaactcacccaaacatagattcaattacagctctaacataacttcttcatcacaatttttcagcactcatcatcccaattagggtcaattcaatggcttattactaacccattacatgttaacccataatacccattaaacgacgataaaccccccttacctgagttaatccggcgaatcttttagcttcaagctcttccttcttcaaccttcttctcccgctcttcctctttgcccttcTCTCActtttctgtcgcttctctgttttcacgtgaaaaccctttctttaccaaatggaactctttatatatattccaactttattattccaataataataatccaataataatccaattatttaattaaattaataaatatactattaacttaaattaaataattatcatattttatcggggtgttacagtcATGACCagccaacctttccaacatctgatcggTGAATGGTAAAGGAAAGTGATCCCTTCTTGTCGCCAAGTTCAACCTTCTGTAATCGATGCAAACACGTCACCCCGTGACTGTCCTTGTAGGGAGaaactcatttttctcattctTTATCACGATAGTCCCTCCTTTATTTGGAACCACATGAACATGACTTAACCAAGAGCTATCGAATATGGGATAAATTAACCCCGCATCTAATagtttaacaacctctttccTAACCACTTCCTTCATTGCAGGATTTAGTCTCCTTTGGGGTTGCACCACTGGTTTGTGACCAtcctccatgagaattttatgcatacATACCGTAGGACTAATCCCCTTCAAGTCTTCTATGGCCCATCCCATTGCACTTTTTTGCTTCTTCAGAACCTTGACGAGCTTGTCTTCTTGGGAACCTTCTAAATTAGAGCTTATACTAGTCGAGCATCTCCTTTCAGAATCTAGAAAAACATACTTGAGATTTTCAGGCAGTTGTTTTAGTTCAGCTACTTTCTTGGTCTTATCTTTCTTTTCCTCCAACTGAGGCTCCCTCAAGTTTTCCCACCGGAGTGATCGGGATCCTTTAAAGGGTGGTTGTGTTTCCATCATAGCTAACACTTCCCTCTCCTTTTCATCAACTTCTTGAGTGTCTTTAGAAATTGATAGACTTAGAACTCTCTCCAAGGGCAATTGTGGTTCACCTAAAGGATTTTCTTGCAGAACCACTTGATCAATCACCTCTATGTGTTGACTAGTGGCCACATCATCTTTGTATCTCATGGTGTTTCGCACATCAATTTTCAACTCTTCATCGTAAACTTTTAGAGTCATGGTGCCTTCTTCTATATCTATCAAACATCTTCCTATCTCCAAAAATGGTCTACCAAGAATGAgcggtatctcttcatcttccggcatttctaAGATGACAAAGTCCACCGAAAACACAAACTTATCAATATTCACAAGAATATCATCCACTACTCCATAGGGTCTCTTCACAtagtggtcagcaaattgaagtgtcattctggtatcttgcacTTTTCCGATCCCCAAcctcttgtaaatggataacAGCATGAGACTCACACTTGCCCCCAAGTCTATAAGGGCCTTTT includes these proteins:
- the LOC127122832 gene encoding uncharacterized protein LOC127122832, producing MSQIAQQLAGSQAPGALPSATVTNLREHNNVSVLTTRSGKSKEVPEKDGNQEDQLLEVELEIKENEVVSEEVVVPKLVVKEKVSEPKPVVKLPFPTRNKKKAQHEKNFEKFLEMFKKLEIKIPFFETLEQMPSYAKFMKDIISKKRNIDTDPIVLTETCSAILQGCDSMKIPVKKKDRGSVTIPCSIGDRSFKKALIDLGASVSLMLLSIYKRLGIGKVQDTRMTLQFADHYVKRPYGVVDDILVNIDKFVFSVDFVILEMPEDEEIPLILGRPFLEIGRCLIDIEEGTMTLKVYDEELKIDVRNTMRYKDDVATSQHIEVIDQVVLQENPLGEPQLPLERVLSLSISKDTQEVDEKEREVLAMMETQPPFKGSRSLRWENLREPQLEEKKDKTKKVAELKQLPENLKYVFLDSERRCSTSISSNLEGSQEDKLVKVLKKQKSAMGWAIEDLKGISPTVCMHKILMEDGHKPVVQPQRRLNPAMKEVVRKEVVKLLDAGLIYPIFDSSWLSHVHVVPNKGGTIVIKNEKNEFLPTRTVTG